From Hyphomicrobiales bacterium 4NK60-0047b, the proteins below share one genomic window:
- the coaD gene encoding pantetheine-phosphate adenylyltransferase, with product MSLTGFYPGSFDPITNGHLDIIERSLNFIDELIIGVGVHHGKTPYLTGEERVELIETIATDLRKQTGKTIKVIQFSGLMVEAASAYGAKVIVRGVRDSADYVYEMQMSGMNRAMADGLETLLLPSTGEVRHIAAKLVRQIEVFGGDITSFVPPHVAEFLEKKKNWSSDS from the coding sequence ATGAGTTTAACAGGTTTTTATCCGGGTAGCTTTGATCCCATCACGAATGGTCATCTTGATATTATTGAGCGGTCGCTTAATTTTATTGATGAATTAATCATCGGGGTTGGTGTTCATCATGGCAAAACTCCGTATCTTACAGGTGAAGAGCGGGTTGAGTTGATTGAAACCATTGCTACTGATCTGCGTAAACAAACAGGTAAAACAATTAAAGTTATTCAATTTTCTGGACTGATGGTTGAAGCGGCGTCTGCTTATGGGGCTAAGGTTATTGTTCGGGGGGTGCGGGATTCTGCTGATTATGTTTATGAAATGCAGATGTCTGGAATGAATAGAGCTATGGCGGATGGTTTAGAGACTCTTTTATTACCAAGCACTGGAGAGGTTCGCCATATCGCTGCCAAACTTGTTAGGCAAATCGAGGTGTTTGGTGGTGACATTACCAGTTTTGTCCCCCCCCACGTTGCTGAGTTTTTGGAAAAGAAGAAAAATTGGAGTTCTGACAGTTGA
- the gyrA gene encoding DNA gyrase subunit A gives MSDNDKEEGPSGGPLDGPDGSSPDIRPILITEEMRRSYLDYAMSVIVSRALPDVRDGLKPVHRRILYSMHESGYEYNKPYRKSARVVGDVMGKYHPHGDSAIYDALVRMAQDFSLRLPLIDGQGNFGSVDGDRAAAMRYTECRLQKVAQSLLDDIDKETVEFQDNYDASESEPQVLPAKYPNLLVNGAGGIAVGMATNIPPHNLREVINGCMAYLEDPEIDIDRLNEIIPGPDFPTGGMILGRTGIRSAYHKGKGSVVMRGKVATEEIRKDRFALVITEIPYQVNKASMVEKIAELVREKRVEGIADIRDESDRQGMRVVVELKRDAVPDVVLNQLYRFSPLQTSFGCNLVALNGGKPELLNLLDFIKAFTDFRQEVVYKRTKFLLNKARDRAHVLVGLAIAVANIDEVIALIRTAPNPATAREQLMERNWPAKDIAPLVELIADPRHSVSTDGTYKLSEAQARAILELRLQRLTALGRDELSDELHKLGAIIKDYLDILGSRVRIIEIVNGELTEISEEFGNDRRTEILDYDGDVDDEDLIAKEDMVVTVSHKGYIKRVPLSTYRAQRRGGKGRSGMSTRDEDFVTKIFVANTHTPILFFSSRGMAYKMKVWKLPLSAPQARGKALINLLPLEQDETITTIMPLPEDESTWEQLHVMFATSSGGVRRNLLSDFVEIRQNGKIAMKLDEGDKILGVDICTELHDVLLTSEKGQAIRFPVTDVRVFAGRNSTGVRGIRLAEDDKLISMAILHHIEASPEEKRAYLKRAAQMRRAANGEGSDADVPEIEDDGATDVELSVERYAELGAGEQFVLTLSENGFGKRSSAYEYRVSGRGGKGIIAMIVNDRNGDLSGSFPVEDGDEIMLVTNGGQLIRCPVNGVRVAGRNTQGVTVFKTATDEKVVSVEHISEVESEGDEGGEDDSSDNGSPDGPSSNDASSDGDASDDSS, from the coding sequence TTGAGCGATAATGATAAAGAAGAAGGCCCATCAGGTGGCCCCTTGGATGGTCCAGATGGATCGTCCCCAGATATTCGCCCCATTCTAATAACGGAAGAGATGCGCAGGTCATATCTTGATTATGCAATGAGTGTGATTGTTTCTCGCGCACTTCCTGATGTTCGTGATGGTCTGAAGCCCGTTCACCGCAGAATTCTTTATTCGATGCATGAAAGTGGCTATGAATATAATAAGCCATATCGCAAGTCAGCACGTGTTGTTGGTGATGTGATGGGTAAATATCACCCTCACGGTGATAGTGCTATTTATGATGCGCTTGTTCGAATGGCGCAGGACTTTTCTTTGCGCCTACCATTGATTGACGGTCAGGGTAACTTTGGCTCGGTTGATGGTGACCGGGCGGCTGCGATGCGTTACACAGAATGCCGTTTGCAGAAAGTTGCTCAAAGCCTTCTTGATGATATTGATAAAGAGACTGTTGAGTTTCAAGACAACTATGATGCGTCTGAAAGTGAACCACAGGTCCTTCCTGCCAAATATCCGAACCTTTTAGTAAATGGTGCTGGTGGTATTGCTGTTGGTATGGCCACGAATATACCGCCGCACAATCTACGCGAAGTTATAAATGGTTGTATGGCTTATCTAGAAGACCCCGAAATTGATATTGATCGCTTAAATGAGATTATTCCAGGGCCTGACTTTCCAACAGGTGGGATGATTTTGGGGCGTACGGGCATCCGTTCTGCTTATCATAAGGGCAAAGGCTCTGTTGTTATGCGGGGCAAGGTTGCTACAGAAGAAATCCGCAAAGACCGGTTTGCACTGGTAATTACCGAGATCCCGTATCAAGTCAACAAAGCTTCGATGGTTGAGAAAATTGCTGAGCTTGTTCGGGAAAAACGGGTTGAAGGCATTGCTGATATTAGAGACGAATCTGACCGACAAGGCATGCGCGTTGTTGTCGAGCTTAAGCGCGATGCGGTACCTGATGTGGTGCTTAATCAGCTTTACCGTTTTTCTCCACTTCAAACAAGTTTTGGTTGTAATTTGGTGGCGCTTAATGGTGGTAAACCAGAACTTTTAAACCTTCTTGATTTCATTAAAGCATTTACTGATTTCCGTCAGGAAGTAGTTTATAAACGTACGAAATTCTTGCTTAATAAAGCCAGAGACCGGGCGCATGTTTTGGTTGGTTTGGCAATTGCTGTTGCTAACATTGATGAAGTGATCGCTCTTATTCGTACTGCACCAAACCCAGCGACCGCTCGTGAACAATTGATGGAGCGAAATTGGCCAGCGAAAGACATCGCGCCGCTTGTTGAGTTGATTGCTGATCCTCGTCATAGCGTTTCAACTGATGGGACGTATAAACTCTCCGAAGCTCAAGCTAGAGCTATTCTTGAGTTGCGTTTGCAACGGTTGACAGCTCTTGGCCGGGATGAACTTTCTGATGAGTTGCATAAGCTTGGTGCGATCATTAAAGACTATCTTGATATCCTTGGATCTCGTGTGCGGATTATTGAGATTGTTAATGGTGAACTAACTGAAATTAGTGAAGAATTTGGCAATGACCGCCGTACTGAAATCTTAGATTATGACGGTGATGTTGATGATGAAGACCTGATTGCTAAGGAAGATATGGTGGTGACTGTATCTCACAAAGGTTACATCAAGCGTGTACCATTATCGACATATCGTGCGCAGCGCCGGGGCGGAAAGGGACGTTCTGGTATGTCGACACGCGATGAGGATTTTGTAACCAAAATCTTTGTTGCGAATACGCATACGCCGATCCTATTCTTCTCATCACGTGGTATGGCTTATAAAATGAAAGTTTGGAAGTTACCACTTTCAGCACCGCAAGCACGCGGTAAAGCTTTGATTAATTTGCTACCACTAGAGCAAGATGAAACGATTACAACGATTATGCCATTACCAGAGGATGAAAGTACCTGGGAGCAATTGCATGTGATGTTTGCAACGTCTTCGGGCGGTGTGCGCCGAAATCTTCTTTCTGATTTTGTTGAGATTAGGCAAAATGGTAAAATCGCCATGAAGCTTGATGAGGGTGATAAGATCCTTGGTGTAGATATTTGTACTGAGCTCCATGATGTGTTGCTTACAAGCGAAAAGGGACAAGCCATTCGCTTCCCGGTGACGGATGTTCGGGTCTTTGCCGGGCGGAATTCAACTGGTGTGCGTGGTATTCGATTGGCCGAAGATGACAAGCTTATTTCGATGGCGATTTTGCATCACATTGAGGCAAGTCCGGAAGAGAAACGTGCTTACTTGAAGCGTGCAGCGCAAATGCGACGTGCGGCGAATGGTGAGGGCAGTGACGCTGATGTGCCTGAGATTGAAGATGATGGCGCTACAGATGTTGAACTTTCAGTTGAACGCTATGCTGAACTTGGTGCCGGTGAGCAATTTGTTCTTACACTAAGCGAGAACGGTTTTGGTAAGCGGTCTTCAGCTTACGAGTACCGGGTTTCTGGTCGTGGTGGTAAGGGTATTATTGCGATGATTGTCAATGATCGTAATGGTGACCTTTCCGGTTCGTTCCCTGTTGAAGATGGCGATGAAATTATGTTGGTAACGAATGGTGGCCAACTTATTCGTTGTCCTGTCAATGGTGTTCGGGTTGCTGGTCGGAACACTCAAGGTGTGACGGTTTTCAAAACGGCGACTGATGAAAAAGTTGTTTCGGTTGAGCATATTTCTGAAGTTGAGAGTGAGGGAGATGAAGGGGGTGAGGATGATTCTTCAGATAATGGCTCTCCTGATGGGCCTTCTTCAAATGATGCTTCTTCTGATGGAGACGCTTCAGATGACTCTTCTTAG
- a CDS encoding cation diffusion facilitator family transporter — protein MAGHGSKKVIYAALAGNGLIAITKFIGASITGSSAMLSEAIHSVVDTGNQGLLLYGIKKSQKPKDERHPFGYGMEIYFWAFVVAIVIFAVGSGVSIYEGIHKLNHPEAITSPYINYIILSLAMVFEGIAWYIAYKEFNKLRGKASLFEAVRHSKDPTVFTVLFEDSAAMLGLIVAFIGILASSSLGVTWADGAASVLIGIILAGTAILLAYETKGLLIGEAASPAITADIKSIIDKRQSILHVNELRSMHMGPNDIILAISIDFKDDMTAVEVESQISQLEKEIKSKYPEMKHLFIEVQKKDDHDADENTNHATV, from the coding sequence ATGGCTGGACATGGTTCAAAAAAGGTAATTTACGCAGCACTTGCAGGAAACGGTCTTATCGCCATAACAAAATTCATCGGTGCCTCTATCACGGGCTCCTCAGCCATGCTTTCTGAAGCCATTCACTCAGTTGTTGATACAGGCAATCAAGGCCTTTTATTATATGGCATCAAAAAATCTCAAAAACCAAAAGATGAGCGTCATCCATTCGGTTATGGTATGGAAATCTATTTTTGGGCCTTTGTAGTCGCAATTGTAATTTTTGCTGTTGGTTCAGGCGTTTCCATCTATGAAGGCATTCATAAACTAAACCACCCAGAAGCCATCACGTCTCCTTATATCAACTACATCATATTATCCCTCGCCATGGTATTTGAAGGCATTGCTTGGTACATCGCCTATAAAGAATTTAACAAACTCAGAGGCAAAGCCAGTCTCTTTGAAGCCGTGAGACACTCCAAAGATCCCACCGTTTTCACAGTCCTTTTTGAAGATTCAGCTGCCATGCTGGGACTTATAGTTGCGTTTATAGGAATTTTAGCAAGCTCAAGTCTTGGCGTAACATGGGCAGATGGCGCGGCCTCAGTGCTCATTGGTATTATCTTAGCAGGAACTGCCATCCTGTTAGCATATGAGACTAAAGGGCTTTTAATTGGCGAAGCCGCAAGCCCTGCAATCACAGCAGATATCAAATCAATCATAGATAAGAGACAATCAATCCTCCACGTGAATGAACTTCGATCTATGCATATGGGGCCAAACGACATCATCCTGGCCATCTCGATCGATTTCAAAGACGACATGACCGCCGTTGAAGTCGAAAGTCAAATTTCTCAACTTGAAAAAGAGATCAAATCCAAATATCCGGAAATGAAACACCTCTTTATCGAAGTTCAGAAAAAGGATGACCATGACGCTGATGAAAACACAAACCATGCAACAGTTTAA
- a CDS encoding aldo/keto reductase has translation MEYTTLGQTNIKISRICLGTMTWGTQNSESEGHAQMDYALDQGVNFWDTAEMYAVPPTAESYGSTETIIGTWLNANKSRREEIVLATKIAPEMPYIRGGDQNIDRKNILQAVEDSLSRLQTDYIDLYQLHWPSNRNTYHFDNAWTFTPKITDKQAILANQLEILETLDQLVKDGKLRSYGLSDDSAWGITQYSVLAEKHKLKPMVSIQNEYSLLRRRDETDVAESCILENVSYLPWSPLAMGVLSGKYLNNQQPGRTRFYHSEGSALRYGYRLTEEAEKATEGYVAIAKKHNLDPSQMAISFTLAQPFVASTIIGATSVDQLKTNIGAIDVKLSDEVLEEIHSVYRQYPIPF, from the coding sequence ATGGAATATACCACCCTCGGTCAAACCAACATCAAAATTAGCCGCATCTGCCTTGGAACCATGACATGGGGTACGCAAAACAGTGAAAGCGAAGGTCATGCACAAATGGACTACGCCTTAGATCAGGGCGTAAATTTTTGGGATACAGCTGAGATGTACGCCGTCCCGCCGACGGCTGAAAGTTATGGCTCAACAGAAACCATTATCGGCACCTGGCTCAATGCCAATAAAAGCCGCCGAGAAGAAATCGTACTTGCAACAAAAATTGCACCTGAAATGCCCTATATCCGAGGTGGCGACCAAAACATAGACCGGAAAAACATTCTCCAAGCTGTTGAAGACAGCTTATCTCGCCTGCAAACAGACTATATCGATCTCTATCAACTTCATTGGCCATCGAATAGAAACACTTATCACTTTGATAATGCCTGGACCTTCACACCTAAGATCACTGATAAACAAGCCATACTAGCCAACCAACTCGAAATTCTTGAAACCTTGGATCAATTAGTCAAAGACGGAAAACTCCGCTCATATGGCCTCTCTGATGATAGCGCATGGGGTATCACTCAATATTCTGTGCTTGCGGAAAAACATAAGCTTAAACCCATGGTCTCTATCCAAAATGAATACAGCCTGTTGCGGCGCCGCGATGAAACAGATGTCGCTGAAAGCTGTATCCTTGAAAATGTCAGCTACCTCCCCTGGTCGCCACTGGCAATGGGCGTCTTGTCAGGGAAATATCTGAATAACCAACAACCAGGCAGAACCCGTTTTTATCATTCCGAAGGCTCAGCACTGCGCTATGGCTACCGATTGACTGAAGAAGCTGAAAAAGCTACCGAAGGCTATGTCGCCATTGCTAAAAAACACAATCTCGACCCCTCACAAATGGCGATCAGTTTCACATTAGCCCAGCCCTTTGTCGCCTCAACCATCATCGGTGCAACATCAGTTGACCAGTTAAAAACAAATATCGGCGCCATCGATGTAAAATTATCAGATGAAGTTTTAGAAGAGATACATTCAGTCTACCGCCAATACCCAATCCCGTTTTAA
- a CDS encoding ATP-binding cassette domain-containing protein has translation MAPPRLTLQNIHLTFGGNPILTGAEMSIFEGDRICLVGRNGCGKSTFLKIAAGLIEMDDGERFVQPGTTMQYLEQEPDLTKFETTGDYARSGLVSEEDAYQADYYLEQLGLTGKEGTTQLSGGEQRRAALAKALAPAPDILLLDEPTNHLDLPAIEWLEKELRSLNSALVVISHDRKFLETVSKSVLWIDRGTSRLMKQGFDKFEAWRDEVFEQEEMEAHKLDRKIVAEEHWLRYGVTARRKRNQKRLGDLHSLRQKRREHRGPKGSVKMETSEGRVSGKIVVEAKKISKSFGPAQIVNELSVRLLRGDRLGIVGPNGAGKSTIIKMLTGQLEPDAGEIKIGTNIDMVTLDQSRESLKPNWTLADALTNGGGDMVEVAGKPKHVIGYMKDFLFDPAQARTPLDVLSGGERARVMLARALSLPSNLMVLDEPTNDLDLETLDLLQELITDYDGTVLLVSHDRDFIDRIVDAVLVYEGQGNWTEYAGGYSTMMAQRKDEMKSRSVQAGEKPSKSKLSEAASLGEIPQQKTAKKGAKLSYKDKYALETLPKQIEDIEAQIAAHNKALEDPDLFTKNPKRFNEAMEGIAALTAEHQALEEKWLELEMMREEIEG, from the coding sequence ATGGCACCGCCCCGTTTAACTTTGCAAAATATCCACCTCACCTTTGGGGGGAACCCTATTTTAACCGGGGCGGAAATGTCTATTTTTGAGGGGGACCGTATTTGTTTGGTTGGTCGCAATGGCTGCGGGAAATCCACGTTTCTAAAGATTGCTGCCGGGTTGATTGAGATGGATGATGGTGAGCGGTTTGTGCAGCCTGGCACGACCATGCAATATCTCGAGCAAGAACCAGATCTTACAAAATTTGAGACAACAGGTGACTATGCGCGAAGTGGTTTGGTCAGCGAAGAAGATGCTTACCAGGCAGACTATTATTTAGAGCAATTAGGACTGACAGGTAAAGAGGGGACGACACAACTCTCTGGTGGCGAACAAAGACGCGCTGCACTTGCCAAGGCTCTTGCTCCAGCACCAGATATTTTGTTGCTTGATGAACCAACCAACCATTTAGACTTACCGGCCATTGAATGGCTAGAGAAAGAACTGCGTTCTCTCAATTCTGCCCTGGTTGTTATTAGTCACGACCGGAAGTTTTTGGAAACTGTTTCAAAATCTGTTTTATGGATTGATCGAGGAACCTCTCGTTTGATGAAGCAGGGGTTTGATAAATTTGAAGCTTGGCGAGATGAAGTTTTTGAGCAAGAAGAAATGGAAGCCCACAAACTTGACCGCAAGATTGTGGCTGAAGAGCACTGGCTCCGTTATGGGGTGACGGCGCGGCGCAAGCGCAATCAAAAACGGCTTGGGGATTTGCATTCGCTGCGCCAAAAACGCAGAGAGCACCGGGGACCTAAAGGGTCCGTTAAGATGGAGACCAGTGAAGGGCGTGTTTCTGGCAAGATTGTTGTTGAGGCGAAAAAGATCTCTAAATCTTTTGGCCCCGCGCAAATTGTTAATGAGCTGAGCGTGCGTTTGCTTCGAGGAGACCGGCTTGGGATTGTTGGCCCCAATGGGGCTGGTAAGTCAACCATCATCAAGATGCTCACAGGGCAATTGGAACCGGACGCTGGCGAGATCAAAATTGGCACGAATATCGACATGGTCACTCTAGATCAGAGCCGGGAAAGTTTGAAGCCAAACTGGACGTTGGCAGATGCTTTGACCAACGGGGGGGGGGATATGGTGGAGGTTGCAGGTAAACCCAAACATGTCATTGGTTATATGAAGGACTTTCTATTTGACCCTGCTCAAGCGCGCACGCCATTGGATGTGCTTTCTGGAGGAGAGCGGGCACGGGTGATGCTTGCGCGGGCGCTTTCACTTCCATCGAATTTGATGGTGCTTGATGAACCAACCAACGACCTTGATCTTGAGACACTTGATCTGCTGCAAGAACTCATCACTGATTATGATGGAACCGTATTGCTTGTTAGTCATGACCGTGACTTTATTGACAGGATTGTTGATGCTGTTTTGGTTTATGAGGGGCAAGGCAATTGGACTGAATATGCTGGTGGCTATAGCACTATGATGGCGCAGCGCAAAGATGAGATGAAAAGCCGGTCAGTTCAGGCCGGTGAGAAACCTTCTAAAAGCAAGCTTTCTGAGGCCGCCTCTTTAGGCGAGATCCCTCAACAAAAAACGGCGAAAAAGGGAGCTAAACTTTCTTATAAAGATAAATACGCTTTAGAGACTTTGCCAAAGCAGATTGAGGACATTGAAGCTCAGATTGCAGCTCATAATAAAGCGCTTGAAGACCCTGATCTATTCACAAAAAATCCGAAACGATTTAATGAGGCAATGGAGGGAATTGCAGCACTCACCGCTGAGCATCAAGCTTTAGAAGAAAAATGGCTAGAGCTTGAGATGATGCGGGAAGAGATTGAGGGGTAG
- a CDS encoding DUF2269 family protein, protein MSYFILKYLHILGACVLFGTGMGIAFFMFFAVRSKSVEVIASVAPLVVLADYMFTLTAVLVQPITGALLVHGVGYSFFDHWVLLSIALYIFIGICWIPVVFMQIEMKNIALQASAMGGALPQRFHTLYKRWFILGWPAFLSIMIIFALMIEKPVALF, encoded by the coding sequence ATGAGTTATTTTATATTAAAATATCTGCATATATTAGGGGCGTGTGTTTTATTTGGAACGGGAATGGGCATTGCGTTTTTTATGTTCTTTGCTGTTCGCTCAAAGTCTGTTGAGGTGATCGCAAGTGTTGCGCCTTTGGTTGTTTTAGCAGATTACATGTTTACGTTAACAGCTGTGCTTGTTCAGCCCATAACAGGCGCACTTTTGGTGCACGGCGTTGGATATAGCTTTTTTGATCATTGGGTTTTGTTGAGTATAGCGCTTTATATTTTCATTGGTATTTGCTGGATACCGGTTGTGTTTATGCAAATTGAGATGAAAAACATCGCCCTACAAGCTTCCGCAATGGGGGGAGCTTTGCCGCAGCGGTTTCATACGCTTTATAAACGATGGTTTATTTTAGGGTGGCCAGCTTTCCTGTCTATTATGATCATTTTTGCCTTGATGATCGAAAAACCGGTTGCTCTTTTTTAA
- a CDS encoding NAD(P)H-binding protein: protein MKCLVTGGYGFIGRGVVQALLRAGHDVTGAGRDLQLAERLVPTIPWIYCDFNNDLNPDIWAERLRGFEMVVNCVGILQSDLQDDAQFVHGEGARALFQGAETASIKRFIHISATTLGREEIGGGKYKASHANASYMKEDEHTKEGETGEELLAEPHFDKEASVEGLPEYASSKLTGEHYLEETSLNWTIIRPDLVLGAGSIGGAALIQGLAGLPKFLPLPGPGTQAFQPIALDDLADGIVKMLAPLKRSSAGSGVEEGELIECPFSRQMVYAVGQDVVTLKELIQYYRAWLGFSKGIPIIIPRWVIKPVMWVGDFASMLGNRGPIRTASLEQMDLFTPHDGSAFMKLLGRPTLAVPEILALHQSSAVERQFARCYFLLPFLRWVLGLSWIFEGVEALQGIKDFAPLFLLKASSDLYQIAGFALLTIMCGVMFLSKPWIRVGGVIKSLMLIWVSVMGFTYVTSFHGFLGWGFSLLLPLLLIWILMGLHEKR, encoded by the coding sequence ATGAAATGTTTGGTAACCGGTGGCTATGGATTTATTGGTCGGGGTGTTGTACAAGCGCTTTTGCGTGCAGGGCATGATGTGACCGGCGCTGGGCGTGATCTGCAATTGGCTGAGCGGTTGGTGCCAACAATTCCCTGGATCTATTGTGATTTTAACAATGATCTCAATCCAGATATCTGGGCTGAGCGGTTGCGTGGCTTTGAGATGGTTGTGAATTGTGTTGGCATTTTGCAATCTGATTTACAGGATGATGCACAATTTGTTCATGGCGAAGGCGCTCGGGCTTTATTTCAAGGTGCTGAGACAGCCTCTATAAAACGCTTTATTCATATTTCGGCGACAACGCTTGGGCGTGAGGAAATTGGTGGTGGTAAATACAAAGCGTCTCACGCAAACGCCTCTTATATGAAAGAAGACGAGCATACGAAAGAAGGTGAGACTGGTGAAGAGCTGCTAGCGGAACCTCATTTTGATAAAGAGGCCAGTGTGGAAGGGTTGCCTGAATATGCTTCAAGTAAACTTACTGGCGAACATTATTTGGAAGAGACGTCCTTAAACTGGACGATCATTCGCCCAGACCTGGTTTTAGGCGCTGGGTCCATTGGCGGTGCGGCGCTCATACAAGGGTTAGCTGGATTGCCAAAGTTTTTGCCTTTGCCCGGCCCTGGTACACAAGCTTTTCAACCGATTGCACTTGATGATTTAGCGGATGGCATAGTTAAGATGCTAGCTCCTTTGAAGCGTTCAAGTGCTGGTTCAGGTGTCGAAGAAGGTGAGTTGATAGAGTGCCCTTTTTCTCGGCAGATGGTTTATGCTGTGGGGCAGGATGTCGTTACTTTAAAAGAGCTTATTCAATATTATAGGGCTTGGCTTGGGTTTTCAAAGGGCATTCCAATTATTATTCCGCGTTGGGTGATAAAGCCTGTTATGTGGGTTGGTGATTTTGCCTCGATGCTTGGTAATAGAGGGCCGATCAGGACGGCGTCTCTAGAGCAGATGGATTTATTCACGCCACATGATGGCTCAGCTTTTATGAAACTTTTGGGCCGTCCAACATTGGCTGTTCCTGAAATTTTAGCGCTTCATCAGTCGAGTGCTGTAGAGCGGCAATTTGCGCGCTGTTATTTTCTCCTCCCCTTTTTGCGTTGGGTTTTGGGCCTAAGCTGGATTTTTGAAGGGGTTGAAGCGCTTCAGGGAATAAAAGATTTTGCGCCTCTGTTTTTATTAAAAGCTAGTTCTGACCTTTATCAAATTGCAGGGTTTGCTTTGTTGACCATTATGTGCGGCGTTATGTTTCTTTCTAAACCCTGGATACGTGTTGGCGGGGTGATTAAGAGCCTTATGTTAATTTGGGTAAGTGTTATGGGGTTTACTTACGTCACTAGTTTTCATGGATTTTTAGGTTGGGGGTTTTCTTTGTTGTTACCTCTTCTCTTAATTTGGATTCTTATGGGGTTGCACGAAAAACGATGA
- a CDS encoding single-stranded DNA-binding protein has translation MAGSINKVILVGNLGADPEVRRMQDNRPVVNLSIATTESWKDKNSGERREKTEWHRVVIFNEGLCRVAEQYLKKGAKVYIEGSLQTRKWQDNNGQDKYTTEIVLQGFNGNLTMLDGRSGGQSSSQSSNQGNYQNNNNNQNNNFGGEPSWGQVPADNSQPSAAPSNFEKELDDEIPF, from the coding sequence ATGGCTGGTTCTATTAATAAAGTGATTTTGGTTGGTAATCTTGGAGCCGACCCTGAAGTGCGGCGCATGCAGGATAACCGTCCTGTGGTGAATTTAAGCATTGCGACGACTGAAAGCTGGAAAGATAAAAACTCTGGTGAACGCCGTGAAAAAACAGAATGGCACCGTGTTGTTATTTTCAATGAAGGTTTGTGCCGGGTTGCAGAGCAATATTTGAAAAAAGGCGCTAAGGTTTATATTGAAGGCAGCCTACAAACACGCAAATGGCAAGATAATAATGGCCAAGACAAATATACAACTGAGATTGTGCTGCAAGGGTTTAATGGCAATTTGACCATGCTTGATGGTCGCTCGGGCGGACAATCTAGTAGCCAGTCTAGCAATCAGGGCAATTATCAGAATAACAATAATAACCAGAACAACAATTTTGGTGGTGAGCCAAGCTGGGGACAAGTTCCAGCTGATAATTCTCAACCAAGTGCCGCTCCAAGTAATTTTGAAAAAGAATTGGATGACGAAATACCATTTTAG